GACATATTGGCTATTCCAATAACCACAGTTGCATCCGAATCAACTTTTTCTATGGGAGGAAGAATTTTGAATAGATGGAGAGCATCCCTTTTATCAAGACATGTTGAAGCCTTGATTTTAACTCGTAATTGGTTGTTTGGATATGAAGAAGAATCTGATGAAGTAGGATTAGTTCTTGGCAGTGACTAAGTCCCCGATGCAGAATCGCATGCTAAGGGAGATCAGGGTCCAAGTGGATCCTCGTCTTCAGAATCTGGTacgtattttactttttaaataaatgttagttAATTATCATTCTACTATAACTCGTGTTTCGTGTACTTTATGTACTCAGTTATGGTTTATTCACTTGATTGTTGCCATGCAAAAGATGTTGGTTCTTATGGATCTGATTGTGGCTCAAATTGAAACACGGAATCTGGACACAAGTAATTTAACCTTACAAGTCACATGGAAACTTGATAATCGTTAGGTTGGGTGAATGTTATCCATGAGTCTTAGTCTTATAGGCAACTTTCGAATAGCCTTGTTTACTTGAGATTAGGCAATTAGAAATGTTTCCTTAGCTATGATTCATGTTGGTAGCTTGCTGAACATGCGGTGTTTGTTGACCTTGAGAGGCATTACAATGATCTCACCTGACATGTAATACATATTCTGgtagcaaaattttaggcgtttcttttttgtatctttcttataagaatgaattactttcttttaatactttttttgtttgtttttgttcaagaTTGAAATATGGTACCACAAGCAAAGCAGCAGTACGTGAGAGATTTTATGGtggatatataactatatatagttgctgattgaatgttaatttttggggttaaaaacttgatatttgtatatttacattagatggatgtataagtgatggatgtaaatttttagagtaaaaaacttgatatttgtatatgttaatttggtggatgtaaatttttggggttaaaaacttaatatttgtatatttatatttggtggatgtataagtgacgaatgtaaatttttggggcttaaagcttgaagaattggtggaatcttattggtttataattgatttgctaaaatatttatatataatcttgtttacaatctttcaatattagaaattagttttcaaatattcaaaaaatcataattagataactgaaattggacctaatttgctaaaattaggtgaaaaattgattcggatttGTAACAGTTTGattaacaatcggttcgggttggtatcagttcgggttaaaaacagttcgattaataatcgattcgggtttgtatcagttcgggttaaaaacagttcgatcttaatcggttttagtcaggttgcattcggttacgtgcataattcgggtcggatttgactcgggtcgataactgttcagttcgggtaacatcggttaaggtttatatgtcggttataaaattcggttgcagttcgagttcgattttgcccttttcggttatcaaacggttcgagtgaagtttcggttcgggtaattgcggttcggtaaacctaaaaaaacttatattttttcgggtcggataattttcgattccgggtcggattttcgggtcgggtttgttttgaacagctctatttCCGTGAAACATTGATTACCATGTTCTTCCTAGAATCTTGCATCTGCAACGTGTCAAACCATCCAAATTCATGCATCACTTAACACAAAATTAACAATACTAGAGTTAAAGGTTAGAGTCAGAGTCATCAACCTAATATCCCAATATCTCACATTAATCAAGATCTGGGGGAGGAGGGTGCAGTGCTTGCAGAGCCGTCCCTAGGGTTAGGAAAGGAGTGCCACCGTCTAGGGCCCAATATATTTAGGggcccatatatatatatatatatatatatatatatatatagtataagtaattaaaaaaaattaattttctaatcCAGCAGTACAATTGGTAACCTACAGCACGCATATAGCAAATAAAGAGGAGAGATAATTGGAAAGTTCATTTTGCATTCCATTTCCCATAGCTGTCATCATTATTTCATTGGgaatattgaaaaattaatggAAAGAGTAATAAAGCTTCCATTTTTAAATAGGAGAAAGATATGGTTCAGAATTGCAAAAGGCTTCATCTTCTACATTCAACCGACATCTTCATCAGTTCGAATagcttccaatttttttttcaatttctagaTAATTTTGAGCACTTTATTCCAATTCATTCTTTAGTTTTAATAGATTTTAAGTAGTTTATTCTAATTTCATTATTCTGCAATTGTATTTGTATAGTCTACGATTGCTTAGATTTGATAGTATGTTGTTTAAATCTAAATTATGGGTAATTTGTTGGTaatttttggttaatttttGGGTAATATCAAGTATCAACGAAAGGGTTCTCACTTTTAATAGTTTAGTTAATTCTCAATTTTTGGTTAATTTCTGGTGCATTCCATTTctaatttttggttttgatagtctacactttttcatttttggtttcTTAGTTCtctaaatctaaatttctaatttattgtatttttttattttttgtagaattgaaaatatatagTAGATTATTGTCTATTGAGTATTGATAATCCATCAGGTGCTGTTGTTCTTTTCTTTAAATATCTTATTTATTGGTCTATTTTTATGCAATGTTGCCGAAAAGACATTTGTCTGGGTgtgaaaaaagaacaaagaaaaaatgagaacaagaataaaaaaatcactACGAGGAgctcttgataaatttgttttaaGAGGAGAAAATTCTCATCACAATGTGAATATAAATGAAACTTTTCATAATGATATCAGTGAAAATGTTAATTTAGTTGATGATGAGAATGTCAgtgaatttttaaataataatgttaatgaagatgatgaagcCAATCCATGTAATGTTATGCAAGATGATGAAAACACTATTTTACCATTGGAttcttttgataatattgataataaattaAGAGACACTATAGTTAAAAAGGGACCTATAAGAGAATCAAATCTTGATTTTCCCTTGGATGTTAATAATATGCATTTTTCTTATTCATATTTTGCTCGAAAATTGAGTAATGGAGAGATTAGCGATCGAAAATGGTTAGTTTATTCCAAAAGCGTTGACAAAGTGTTTAGTTTTTGTtgtaagttgtttaaatttgcTAATAATCGAAATTTGCTAGCTAATGAGGGTTTACGTGATTGGCAACATATTAGCGAAAGACTCAAAAAACATGAAACTAGTGCAGAGCATATGACTAATAAGAATACATGGAATGAACTGAgggaaagattgaaaaaaagtcaaacaatTGATAAAACTTTACAAGAGATTATGAAAAGAAAAATGCGTATGAGACATGTTTTTTTTCGAATATTTTGTGCAATAAAATGTCTTTTTATAGACAACATGTAATATTTAGTGAACAAATTTATATActatattttctatatttttcttcttaaatctatattttaaaattgttatagAATGGGcccaattttttaaatttgcctAGTGCCCACACAATATTAGGAATGACACTGAGTGCTTGAGCTCTAGGCGAAAAATAGAAAAAGGGTCCTTATATAAGTAgagttttgattttgtttttctataTAGTTCAGTGGTCATGACTCATGCGTTTAATTGACAAACTCAATGTTGTAAGTTCAATCCATATTAGAAGCTATTTAtgcaaatacatttttaataataaggatTAACTCAATTTGAACCTCTTTTTAAGATGGGTCATAAGCGGTTACACCTCAAAACTATCCTCAGAAACGCCCTTAAAAGGGTATAGCATAAATATTATACCCGGATCCCCTCTAAAAAGAGGAGAAAGAGAAATGTGCGCACTCAAATACTATGTTTCAAAATTGGTTTACTTACGCATGTTTGGAGTAAAGAACGTTGACCAACCGAGAGCGGAACCGGAACAAAATGCATGTTCATATGTGGAAGGATTGGAGTACTACTGTTGTATTTTGCTGTTTTGAAGTCCAGAGAAAATAAGGTTTTATCCATTCTAGAAATAGCTACAAGATCTTCAAAAGGATGAATTAAAACAGGCCTTACTTTCCCAAAATGTGGATATATCTGCCTTAAATCCCAAGTATACAAACAGTTCCAATTTTCTTCTTCTAAATTATCCAACCTCCATAGCCTCACAATGGAAAGCTCATTAACCTCTAAATACTGAATATGCCCAACACCATTGTCGATACACCGTTCATCTTCTAATCTTATGTCTTTATTGAGTCTCAAATGTTGTAATGGAAGCCTGATTAAACTGAATTCGACAAACTTTTTAGTACTAAATGCATTATCCCATATTTAATAACCCAACACTTaaatcaaaccaaatcaatttcccatcaaattcaaaatttcctCCACCAGACAATCCCCAAATATGATCTCTAAGCATGTAATTAGTAAATTTCACTTTCCATTGCGCTGTTTTCGACAAAAAACACATCAATCAACTAAATATATGAGCCGTAATTCCCAGTAGATAATCCACAACAATAAACTTTTTGAAAACCATATTATTTCTATCAATTTAGGTGACGAATCCAAGActtaaatgagtaaaaattaatatgggAGGTTTAGGAAGTGCTACCACTCATTAGTTATACTTAAAGCTGATAAAAAACATAATGCTGAAAATAAGTAAGTTAGGGTTTGGGTTTGAACAATCAGTTTTTCTTATTCATAATTAGAGGaaaaacacctctatttatacaaaagATCAAAGACTTCAAAATAGAAAACATAATAACTAAATAACTTCAATTCCtaaaataaagagaataaaatactttttaaaataaggAGATAATATAATACTTCCTCCACACCAATATGAATGTTCCATTACTTTTTTGGCAAAATCATATcatttgtctcatttttatttttgtccatcttttttttacttaaatacccttagttcacacacgtaattacgaatatattCTCATATatcttacttacccaactaccctttactacttacctttcactaattacccttcactacctacccaactaccacctttttaatgCACCCCACACCACTCTTAATATCTGTGCCCaagtaaatgggacatttatattggtgtggagggagtattaaagtttattttattctttattttcctACACTCCTCTTCAAGTTTGGTTTCGTTTGGTCTTGGGATGACCGAAACCAAACTTGCCAGAAAATATGTCACCAAACTTTGTCTTGAAAAATTAACTCCCCCAGAGAACTGTATAATCCATTATCCAAACTAGCATTATCCAAGTAGTATAATCCATTATTTTCAATACCATAACATATGATCTTCTGCGTCTAGGCATCGTGCACAATACAACCATGACCGGTCACGAGAACTGTACAGTTGAGTTCCTTGGTGAGTTGATTAATGAATAACAATTATATGACAAATTAAGGATAAAAAGGTCGTGTTTTAATGAAGAGACGAAGAAATAGAAATCGGGCCTTCATAATTCACACGAACACAATTATCATTGGCAAGTTTAATGTGATTATGAGTGGTAGGTTCAACAGATAAAATATCAATTGAGTCAAAGGTCATAGTTTTGGTTGCCCCgctgtaacaccccagaattttcgaccccttaacgaaaccaaaaccgtaaaggacgggaggaaattcgggtgttacaaaaacaagaaaaggaaaagaatttggataaatgttaatattaacttttaaaaaaagttagtggaaattttggcagcatctgccttaaaactgtgcacctttgtagaaaaacaaaagtaatttagaaactaataaagtaaaggcaccaacggtctatcaaagctatgtcacggcggaatgattcgtcgccggcttctcaaatcaacatgccaagcatggatcgtagttccagtgtcgacgtttgcgttttaaaaaaaaagacttaactctttaaaaccatacagagttataaattacgcagcggaaatacaaatatacgagggaggacgcaaggcctcataacaaaacatatacaaccaaagtttacaaaagataataaaaactacaaaatcgaaagatagcggtatgacacaggatATGCTTCGCCCTtatcactctccccaaatgcaatgcaatacaaaagaagctccagtacctgctacgcttgtctatgatccccctgctgctcaacattagaccaaaggtcaatgtgtcatagcaggacaatcatagaaagtcatcaacaaacaaacataaacacaaacacgtacacgtcagtaactagcatcaaatataataaggccaactaatagatagcattatatcataaaacaacataagatgatttcataaaacgcaagcacagatagtaaccgtttatcggccacttatacttattaatttcattacgtgctttccaacccgaaccatgtgctcttgggtagaatgcaggtcttcacgctcctcttttcaaacataaatttttgcaaaacacgcatagttcaactcgaccaaggcattaacagaatacctaacacatgaccttatagagcttgtctatcttaggGTAAGTATGATCATAgtccgtaatacccttgaggtaacttaacttaggcacacttctcactagcataaactattctatcaataagtagacgttctatcaatgagtaaatattctatcaaagagtaaacgttcaatcaacgcgtaagctttctaccaaagaatgaaccttctatcattaaataactttcgatcaatgaattaacattctatcactgaatagttttctatcagtggatcttttctctacttcctggcatagtgacacggccaagggcgttatcggccatccggcgcccatggcaaagtatgagctcatgcccccttcagctgaccctctcaggtcctaccttcgggaaaaactaacacactggggtactaaaccagtgaagaggccaccatattggggtttgcaaggcccgcatggtatcacctcggtcaaggggcggtatcggccattcGGCGctcagtgacccaagcatgctcataccccccttacggtggtcccatcaaacctcacctaggggactattaaaacaaccggacataatccagttgagtcacgccagctaatcataatctagtaccttatcagatgggaataacttccactctcaactattaatgagcgccctgggatagcagcacgccaaaacccactgagccactcaatagaatatgaaattcacctataacggagtcattctaactccaattaaggcataatctaattcttaaataaataagtgggtggttcccgccttctattaacactctcattctctaaactattctaagcgcaattttcataatcgatagctcttcatataaagtgcaCTCACTAGTACTttatagtttcgatacaatgcatactatcaaaataaacaataaagtcttaaagaaaattttatataaggGTTATTACTGCGTGTAGTACCTGTAAGcatcactgcacgatcaaaagtcacaaaatcacccaactaaggctctactttcctcttacgaaatggccacctatataagttatgagtagaactaataagtttccttaactactttgacatacaaaactaaataccaaattaaccgctatcacccattcaacatgagtttccgattactctatcacccatcaat
The Amaranthus tricolor cultivar Red isolate AtriRed21 chromosome 11, ASM2621246v1, whole genome shotgun sequence DNA segment above includes these coding regions:
- the LOC130826451 gene encoding uncharacterized protein LOC130826451 encodes the protein MRTRIKKSLRGALDKFVLRGENSHHNVNINETFHNDISENVNLVDDENVSEFLNNNVNEDDEANPCNVMQDDENTILPLDSFDNIDNKLRDTIVKKGPIRESNLDFPLDVNNMHFSYSYFARKLSNGEISDRKWLVYSKSVDKVFSFCCKLFKFANNRNLLANEGLRDWQHISERLKKHETSAEHMTNKNTWNELRERLKKSQTIDKTLQEIMKRKMRMRHNGPNFLNLPSAHTILGMTLSA